A region from the Dehalococcoides mccartyi CG5 genome encodes:
- a CDS encoding diguanylate cyclase, whose amino-acid sequence MTIWALVPLVTSIAYLVLLAVVLLSKRQSITRVFSVFLGAAAFWSFTSFMLHIDAPPEQTLIRHNLLNIALFATMLMYYQFIRAYTNRRGKLFLIIGYMALALDIFLNLTGQLVTSAYIEDNVVYHTITPVFYSVFIFALSFIGVIIYHLVQKYRQSTDPAERNRTLYLVLGWVIVVLSSYTNLSDNPRIYGLPLDHVGNFINAGIIVYAITQYRLIDIKLIARKTLTYVLLFFSMITVYAGAIFIATRIFPAEEMSTIILMATLIVLILAMTARPLRTFIEKRIDRLFYQETYESRLSLMGFSRKMGNILNLEELAKSLLPDLAKSLNINKAALLFPDVASGEFSMEYIYPADDHLKTQFKLAADNPVISWLDKNNAQLYLNKLDNLPELKGLWQIEKEQLQKSEMGLLYPIKSRDKLIGIIGLGNKKRGGIYSTEDLDMLISVANQAGVIIENAQLYTQATIRANTDELTRLYNHRHFHERIEQEIARGSRFGNTFSLILLDLDLFKVYNDVYGHLAGDQLLRRLGKILENSIRSIDMAFRYGGEEFAIMLPGTKIEDAYHVAERIRKNIESKSSFRDMPITASLGLANWPTDGVMKEEIIAKADAALYRSKETGRNRTSLPADLNNNSTQIISSELEARPKAMSIIYALAATVNAKDHYTYGHSRKVSEYAVALAEILKLSEEKVETIRAAGLLHDIGKIGVPDHILTKPSALDDEEWEPIKTHPELGVEILKRIMDLVNCLPAILHHHEHFDGSGYPFGLKGENIPLEARILSIADAYDAVTSPRPYRTQLHTEQAVAELKRCAGSQFDPELVDIFCHVIKPEDSPQLKASPETGTE is encoded by the coding sequence GTGACTATCTGGGCTCTGGTACCGCTTGTAACCAGTATTGCATATTTAGTGCTGCTGGCGGTTGTTCTGCTTTCAAAACGGCAGTCTATCACCAGAGTTTTTTCCGTGTTTTTAGGTGCCGCTGCTTTCTGGAGTTTCACCTCTTTCATGCTCCATATTGATGCCCCGCCGGAGCAAACCCTGATCCGGCACAACCTGCTGAATATTGCCCTGTTTGCCACCATGCTTATGTACTACCAGTTTATCCGCGCCTATACCAACCGCAGAGGCAAACTTTTTCTGATAATAGGTTACATGGCACTGGCGCTGGATATTTTCCTTAACCTGACCGGACAGCTGGTCACATCCGCCTACATAGAGGACAATGTTGTTTACCACACAATAACTCCCGTGTTTTATTCTGTTTTTATATTTGCGTTATCATTCATCGGGGTAATTATTTACCACCTAGTCCAGAAATATCGCCAATCTACAGACCCAGCTGAACGCAACCGCACACTGTATTTGGTACTGGGATGGGTAATAGTAGTCCTTTCAAGCTATACCAATCTTAGCGACAACCCCCGTATCTACGGCCTTCCCCTTGACCATGTGGGCAACTTTATAAATGCGGGGATTATCGTTTACGCTATCACCCAGTACCGTTTGATTGATATCAAACTGATAGCCCGCAAAACCCTTACTTACGTCCTTCTATTCTTCTCCATGATAACTGTATATGCAGGAGCTATATTTATAGCTACGCGGATATTCCCTGCCGAAGAAATGTCTACTATCATCCTTATGGCAACCCTGATTGTACTGATACTGGCCATGACAGCCCGCCCGTTGAGAACATTTATTGAAAAGCGCATAGACCGTCTGTTTTACCAGGAAACCTATGAATCCCGTCTGTCCCTCATGGGCTTTTCCCGCAAGATGGGCAATATACTTAATCTGGAGGAACTGGCCAAATCGCTGTTACCTGATCTGGCTAAGTCTTTAAATATAAATAAAGCTGCGCTGCTTTTCCCTGATGTTGCCAGCGGCGAATTCTCTATGGAGTACATCTACCCCGCAGATGACCACCTTAAAACCCAGTTCAAATTGGCGGCGGACAACCCCGTTATTTCCTGGCTGGATAAAAATAACGCCCAGCTTTATCTGAATAAACTGGACAATCTGCCTGAACTGAAAGGCTTATGGCAGATAGAAAAAGAGCAACTCCAAAAATCAGAGATGGGGTTGTTGTATCCCATTAAAAGCCGCGACAAACTTATAGGCATTATCGGGCTGGGAAACAAGAAGCGGGGGGGTATATATTCTACCGAGGATTTGGATATGCTGATAAGTGTGGCTAATCAGGCTGGTGTTATTATAGAAAATGCCCAGCTCTACACTCAGGCCACTATCCGAGCCAATACCGATGAACTTACCCGCCTGTATAATCACCGCCACTTCCATGAGCGCATAGAACAGGAAATAGCCCGCGGTTCACGCTTCGGCAATACCTTTTCCCTGATACTGCTGGACCTTGACCTGTTTAAGGTCTACAACGACGTATACGGCCATCTGGCCGGTGACCAACTGCTACGCAGACTGGGTAAAATACTGGAAAACTCCATCCGCTCTATCGACATGGCTTTCCGCTATGGCGGTGAGGAATTTGCCATAATGCTACCCGGCACCAAGATTGAAGACGCTTACCATGTAGCTGAACGTATCCGAAAGAATATTGAGTCTAAATCTTCCTTCCGTGACATGCCGATAACTGCTTCTCTGGGTCTGGCTAACTGGCCGACTGACGGGGTAATGAAAGAGGAGATTATAGCCAAGGCTGATGCCGCCCTGTACCGTTCAAAGGAAACCGGACGAAACCGCACCAGCCTGCCTGCTGACCTGAATAATAACTCCACCCAGATAATCAGCTCTGAATTGGAAGCCCGCCCCAAAGCCATGTCCATTATCTATGCTCTGGCGGCCACGGTTAACGCCAAAGATCACTATACTTACGGGCATTCCCGCAAGGTTAGTGAATATGCGGTGGCTCTGGCAGAGATATTGAAGCTCTCTGAGGAAAAAGTGGAAACTATACGGGCAGCCGGACTATTGCACGATATCGGCAAGATAGGCGTACCTGACCATATCCTGACAAAACCCTCCGCTCTGGACGATGAAGAATGGGAACCTATCAAGACCCACCCGGAACTGGGAGTGGAGATATTAAAACGTATCATGGATCTGGTTAACTGCCTTCCGGCTATACTCCATCACCATGAACACTTTGACGGCAGCGGGTATCCTTTTGGACTGAAGGGTGAAAACATACCTCTGGAAGCCAGAATACTCAGCATAGCAGATGCCTATGATGCGGTTACTTCACCCCGCCCCTATCGCACCCAGCTTCACACTGAGCAAGCGGTAGCCGAACTGAAACGTTGTGCCGGCTCCCAGTTTGACCCTGAGCTGGTAGATATCTTCTGCCATGTTATTAAGCCTGAAGATTCCCCGCAGCTAAAAGCCTCACCTGAAACCGGCACTGAATAA
- the nadC gene encoding carboxylating nicotinate-nucleotide diphosphorylase, translating into MSQSQIEKIIDNACNEDFARGDVTTETLIPSSLAGRAIIVAKQDGVLAGAEVAKIVFVKHDPTMEVEILIEDGKRVKTGDVIMVLNGRVINILKCERTALNFITHLSGIASLTAKYISKVDGLNVSLADTRKTIPGMRILEKYAVYAAGGKSNRPDLACGILIKDNHLMALSAKGIGVKEAIEKAKTNKSKLPVTIEVNTLEQVAQAIEAAPNSILLDNMSIADMKKAVDIIPETIKIEASGNINLDNVREVAMTGVDVISVGALTHSAPALDFSLEFPVQQQAQE; encoded by the coding sequence ATGTCCCAGTCTCAAATTGAGAAAATTATCGACAATGCCTGTAACGAAGATTTTGCCCGGGGTGATGTTACTACTGAAACACTTATCCCGTCTTCTTTGGCAGGACGGGCTATTATAGTTGCCAAGCAGGATGGGGTACTGGCTGGAGCTGAAGTAGCCAAGATAGTATTTGTAAAGCATGACCCTACCATGGAAGTGGAAATACTGATAGAAGACGGCAAGAGGGTAAAAACCGGAGATGTTATCATGGTGCTTAACGGCAGGGTGATAAACATACTCAAGTGTGAACGTACCGCCCTGAATTTCATAACCCACTTAAGCGGCATTGCATCTCTTACGGCCAAGTATATTTCCAAAGTAGATGGATTGAATGTTTCTCTGGCAGATACCCGTAAAACCATACCCGGTATGCGGATACTGGAAAAATATGCTGTATATGCCGCAGGCGGCAAAAGCAACAGACCTGATCTGGCTTGCGGGATACTTATAAAGGATAACCACCTGATGGCTTTGTCTGCCAAAGGCATAGGTGTAAAAGAAGCCATTGAGAAGGCTAAAACCAACAAGAGCAAACTGCCGGTAACTATAGAAGTAAATACTCTGGAACAGGTAGCACAAGCCATAGAGGCTGCGCCCAATTCCATTTTACTGGATAATATGAGCATTGCCGATATGAAAAAGGCAGTTGATATTATACCGGAGACCATAAAGATAGAGGCTTCCGGCAATATCAATCTGGATAATGTCCGTGAAGTGGCCATGACCGGGGTTGATGTTATTTCAGTGGGGGCTTTGACTCATTCGGCTCCGGCGCTGGACTTCAGTTTGGAGTTTCCCGTTCAGCAGCAGGCACAGGAATAG
- the nadB gene encoding L-aspartate oxidase encodes MNSRYDYIIVGSGIAGLYTALLARGRGSVLLVTKGKIQDCNTRHAQGGIAAAIGPDDSPRLHFEDTLIAGDGLCDREMVRLLADEAPQRIAELVYLGVPFDSVNGEIALTLEAAHSRPRILHAGGDATGKHIEITLNNWVRTTEIEVLEDTLAKELIIENGQIKGVATLDTNTGAIQNYLCRFVILATGGAGQLFSFTTNPEVATADGVALAFRAGAEIKDMEFYQFHPTAIHLPGVAPFLISEAVRGEGGILRNIEGKRFMLEYSPQAELAPRDVVARSIHLEMLKTGADHVYLDVTHLPPHKVSSRFPQIYRFCLDHGLDITREAIPVSPAAHYMIGGIKVDSWGETNIKGLFACGEVACTGVHGANRLASNSLLEVLVFGRRIIEYTAGENQPEMLAPLPQLTKRLLGWGKYVRDLPEPSIPALQKLLWEDSGIIRSYGGLVKAQEILSGWQYSLGDVSNRKGIELANLILAGRLMVESALLRQESRGAHYRTDFPDHQPEWEKHIVFIKED; translated from the coding sequence TTGAACTCCAGGTACGACTATATAATTGTGGGCAGCGGTATTGCCGGTTTGTATACTGCTTTACTGGCGCGTGGCCGGGGAAGTGTTTTGCTGGTTACCAAAGGCAAGATACAGGATTGCAATACCCGCCATGCTCAGGGAGGCATAGCCGCCGCCATTGGCCCGGATGATTCTCCCCGTTTGCATTTTGAAGATACCCTGATAGCCGGAGACGGTTTATGTGACCGTGAGATGGTGCGTTTGCTGGCAGACGAAGCTCCACAGCGTATTGCCGAGCTTGTTTATCTGGGAGTGCCTTTTGACAGTGTAAACGGTGAAATAGCTCTTACCTTAGAGGCTGCTCACAGTCGTCCCCGTATACTTCATGCCGGGGGGGATGCCACCGGCAAACACATTGAAATCACCCTGAACAACTGGGTACGGACTACCGAGATTGAGGTTCTGGAAGATACTCTGGCCAAAGAGCTGATTATAGAAAACGGCCAGATCAAGGGTGTGGCAACTCTGGATACAAATACCGGTGCCATCCAGAACTACCTGTGCCGTTTTGTGATACTGGCAACCGGCGGAGCTGGTCAGCTTTTCAGTTTTACCACTAACCCGGAGGTTGCCACTGCTGATGGGGTAGCTCTGGCTTTCAGGGCTGGGGCTGAGATAAAAGATATGGAGTTTTACCAATTCCATCCTACCGCTATTCACCTGCCGGGGGTTGCCCCTTTTCTTATTTCAGAGGCAGTTCGGGGAGAAGGCGGTATTTTGCGGAATATAGAGGGCAAACGCTTTATGCTCGAATATTCCCCTCAGGCCGAACTTGCCCCAAGAGACGTGGTAGCTCGCAGTATTCACCTTGAGATGCTTAAAACCGGTGCTGACCATGTTTATCTGGATGTTACCCATTTGCCTCCCCACAAAGTAAGCAGCCGCTTTCCTCAGATATACCGTTTTTGTCTGGATCACGGACTGGATATTACCCGTGAGGCCATACCTGTTTCTCCGGCGGCCCATTATATGATAGGCGGGATAAAAGTAGACAGCTGGGGAGAAACCAATATCAAGGGGCTTTTTGCCTGCGGCGAAGTAGCCTGTACCGGTGTTCACGGGGCGAACCGTCTGGCTTCAAATTCGCTTTTAGAGGTGTTGGTATTCGGTAGGCGGATTATAGAATACACTGCCGGTGAAAACCAGCCTGAAATGCTTGCTCCGCTGCCCCAACTGACTAAAAGATTGCTGGGATGGGGCAAATACGTGCGTGATTTACCCGAGCCTTCAATACCCGCTCTCCAGAAGCTTCTCTGGGAAGACTCTGGTATAATAAGAAGCTATGGCGGTTTGGTGAAAGCTCAGGAGATACTCTCAGGCTGGCAATACAGTCTGGGTGACGTTTCCAACCGCAAAGGGATTGAACTTGCAAACCTTATTTTGGCCGGAAGGCTTATGGTAGAATCAGCCCTGCTCAGGCAGGAAAGCCGCGGGGCACATTACCGTACTGATTTTCCTGACCACCAGCCCGAATGGGAAAAACATATAGTCTTTATTAAGGAGGATTAA
- the yajC gene encoding preprotein translocase subunit YajC, translating to MDQQTITMFVLLALFFGMFYFLIIRPQRQRQKDHANLMSSIAKGDGVITIGGIHGVIESVAEDSVVIKVESGTLLKVSRGAIGFKKSPEDKK from the coding sequence ATGGATCAGCAGACTATCACGATGTTTGTTTTACTGGCTCTTTTCTTTGGTATGTTCTACTTTCTTATCATCAGGCCGCAACGCCAGCGTCAAAAGGATCATGCCAATCTTATGTCATCAATTGCCAAGGGTGACGGCGTTATTACTATAGGCGGTATTCACGGGGTGATAGAATCTGTAGCTGAAGACAGCGTAGTTATCAAAGTAGAGTCAGGCACTCTGCTTAAGGTTTCCAGAGGTGCTATCGGTTTTAAAAAATCCCCCGAAGATAAAAAGTAA